The following coding sequences lie in one Panicum virgatum strain AP13 chromosome 6N, P.virgatum_v5, whole genome shotgun sequence genomic window:
- the LOC120678495 gene encoding probable adenylate kinase 5, chloroplastic isoform X2 gives MFILIAPQNAVGNCIIDDMRAMTDAAGDRPVILVNPRLKDMPGSSGIMQTMGRDMRLKYAASFETCYSFRLLYYAGSFYPIMGALRDAEKASSGFWGFLSGIL, from the exons ATGTTTATCCTCATTGCTCCCCAAAATGCTGTTGGAAACTGCATAATTGAT GATATGAGAGCTATGACTGATGCTGCTGGTGACAGACCTGTGATTCTTGTAAACCCTCGCCTAAAG GATATGCCTGGATCAAGTGGTATAATGCAA ACAATGGGAAGAGACATGAGGCTAAAGTATGCTGCATCATTTGAGACCTGCTATTCATTTCGTCTTCTCTACTATGCTGGCTCATTCTATCCTATCATGGGAGCTTTAAG GGATGCGGAAAAGGCATCTTCAGGATTCTG GGGTTTCTTAAGTGGTATATTGTGA